One genomic segment of Syngnathus typhle isolate RoL2023-S1 ecotype Sweden linkage group LG8, RoL_Styp_1.0, whole genome shotgun sequence includes these proteins:
- the LOC133158518 gene encoding uncharacterized protein LOC133158518, which yields MAESEIQTISSAIAAVLPDLPQAVLSSVEDTLKGFGAETIDDLQYITEGDLLPVLKPVQARRLVAAWAQNNSSTTTAAFSSPLSVCSSPPSVSPSPSSSSITSSPSGNCSTFVANWVETFQIPWQKLPEELVQSLERKVRPSPRLRREMVRIVVSEIMKMCNNPTKHNTTEIGKRMVAKYPEALQDVIEGDVIGPGYHSLVKQLQARVENVKRPNTPKIRKRKVAPDESDTEEIPAEQKARVQDTYGCINWEPKYLPLSETMESQQEKKNKMKEMFEEIDFNADNVKKLIQSTYYTQRKDINKGTSIQKLSQEWPFLFKEAGMVAHFQELTGLSLMDTFLGNVEKKGRRLLNFFKNVDAQKRKQVLDALLKFQTELGHLDGCSQDLVKMVLLLLAHFGEKEENLLQYVEETCLAQEVQIEKLPATPCIIVCGSCCFSADTFMLSIDQKVVNDHITSFTSAVCLLFGSFYCFNIHYPVELRSTLEFLQRCFFSINPERGTKVEWNKKKKVLSVNPRVLTLIADLADHEWR from the exons ATGGCTGAATCAGAGATACAGACGATAAGTAGTGCAATTGCTGCAGTGCTTCCAGACCTTCCTCAAGCAGTTCTTAGTTCAGTGGAAGATACATTGAAGGGATTTGGTGCTGAGACCATAGATGATCTGCAGTACATTACAGAAGGAGACTTGCTGCCAGTGTTGAAGCCAGTCCAAGCCAGAAGACTTGTTGCTGCTTGGGCCCAGAACA ACTCAAGCACTACAACTGCAGCATTTTCCTCTCCACTGTCCGTCTGTTCCTCTCCACCTTCAGTCTCTCCCTCACCATCATCCTCCTCAATCACCTCATCCCCCTCAGGTAACTGTTCCACTTTTGTGGCAAACTGGGTAGAGACATTCCAGATACCATGGCAGAAGCTCCCTGAAGAGTTAGTGCAGAGTTTAGAAAGGAAGGTGAGACCTAGTCCGCGGCTGCGGCGAGAGATGGTAAGGATAGTGGTTTCTGAGATCATGAAGATGTGTAATAATCCAACCAAACACAACACTACAGAGATAGGCAAAAGAATGGTGGCCAAGTATCCAGAAGCCCTCCAAGATGTCATAGAGGGTGATGTCATTGGACCTGGATATCATTCACTGGTAAAGCAACTCCAAGCACGAGTTGAAAATGTGAAACGACCCAACACACCAAAAATAAGAAAACGCAAGGTTGCACCAGATGAGTCTGATACTGAAGAAATTCCAGCTGAACAAAAAGCCAGAGTTCAAGACACATATGGCTGTATAAACTGGGAGCCGAAATATTTGCCACTCTCTGAGACTATGGAGagtcagcaagaaaaaaaaaacaagatgaaggaGATGTTTGAAGAGATTGACTTCAATGCAGACAATGTGAAAAAGTTAATACAGTCCACCTATTACACACAGCGTAAAGACATCAACAAGGGGACAAGCATTCAGAAACTCAGCCAAGAGTGGCCCTTTTTGTTCAAGGAAGCTGGTATGGTAGCACACTTCCAAGAACTTACTGGTCTGAGTCTAATGGATACTTTCCTTGGcaatgtggagaaaaaaggaagacgCCTCTTAAACTTCTTCAAGAATGTTGATGCACAAAAACGCAAACAAGTCCTGGATGCTCTTCTCAAGTTTCAGACTGAGCTGGGCCATTTGGATGGTTGCTCACAAGACCTTGTAAAGATGGTACTTCTTTTACTGGCTCATTTTGGTGAGAAGGAGGAGAACCTGCTCCAATACGTTGAGGAGACATGCCTGGCCCAAGAGGTTCAGATAGAGAAGTTGCCGGCAACACCCTGCATAATTGTGTGTG GGTCCTGTTGCTTTTCTGCTGACACATTCATGTTGAGCATTGACCAAAAGGTTGTCAACGACCACATCACTTCCTTCACCTCTGCCGTTTGCCTGCTGTTTGGGAGTTTCTATTGCTTCAACATACACTACCCAGTGGAACTACGATCAACACTAGAGTTTCTCCAaag gTGTTTCTTCTCAATAAATCCTGAGAGAGGCACCAAGGTcgagtggaataaaaaaaagaaagtactcTCAGTCAATCCTAGAGTCCTCACTCTGATTGCAGACCTCGCAGACCATGAGTGGAGATAG